The following proteins are co-located in the Nonlabens ponticola genome:
- a CDS encoding ABC transporter permease yields the protein MIGYLLRKLGYAVLTLYGVVTVVFLLFYLLPGDPAQMMMGQNESEEQLENLRNKYGFNQPLLTQYGYFLNDLSPLSFHSMQPEDFTYDDGKYTGIDVVTVSSITLMFKWPYLRESFQKNGKRVSAVIGETLPNTLLLASSAILVALFLGVLLGVFSALYRDSWIDRLIQVVSTLGMSVPSFFSAIIFAFVFGYVLHEVTGLSMSGSLYELDDYGENLELKCRNLILPAVVLGIRPLAVVTQLMRNSLLEVLCQEYITTAYAKGLTRYQVIMKHALKNALNPVITAVSGWFASMLAGAVFVEYIFNWNGIGKEIVEALNTLDLPIVTGAVLVIATMFILINLLVDLIYVWLDPRVNLQ from the coding sequence ATGATAGGCTACCTGCTGCGTAAATTAGGCTATGCTGTTCTAACTCTCTACGGTGTGGTTACCGTAGTATTTTTGCTGTTCTATCTGTTGCCTGGTGATCCAGCCCAAATGATGATGGGACAAAATGAAAGCGAGGAACAGCTAGAAAATCTTCGCAACAAGTACGGATTCAACCAGCCGCTGTTAACTCAGTATGGTTATTTCCTGAATGATTTGAGTCCGTTGTCTTTTCATAGCATGCAACCAGAAGATTTTACTTATGATGATGGTAAATACACAGGTATAGATGTGGTTACCGTATCATCTATTACGCTCATGTTCAAATGGCCTTATCTGCGAGAATCCTTTCAAAAAAACGGTAAGCGAGTAAGTGCTGTGATAGGCGAGACCTTGCCTAATACGCTATTGCTCGCCAGTAGTGCGATTTTGGTGGCATTGTTTCTAGGTGTTTTACTCGGTGTATTTTCTGCTTTGTACAGAGATTCATGGATTGATCGATTAATTCAAGTCGTGAGTACGTTGGGAATGAGTGTACCCAGCTTTTTTAGTGCGATCATCTTTGCATTTGTTTTTGGTTATGTGCTGCATGAGGTCACTGGTTTAAGCATGAGCGGTAGTCTTTATGAACTAGACGATTATGGTGAGAATCTAGAACTCAAATGTCGCAATTTGATCTTACCAGCAGTGGTTTTGGGAATACGTCCGCTAGCGGTAGTCACCCAATTGATGCGCAATAGCCTGCTGGAAGTATTGTGTCAAGAATACATCACAACCGCTTATGCCAAAGGTCTCACGCGCTATCAGGTCATCATGAAACATGCGCTTAAAAATGCACTCAATCCAGTCATCACCGCAGTGAGCGGCTGGTTTGCTAGTATGCTTGCAGGTGCCGTATTTGTGGAATATATCTTCAATTGGAATGGCATAGGCAAGGAAATTGTCGAGGCACTCAATACGTTGGATTTACCTATTGTAACTGGCGCTGTACTAGTCATCGCTACCATGTTTATCCTGATCAACTTGTTAGTTGATTTGATTTATGTCTGGCTGGATCCACGAGTAAATCTACAGTAG
- the tpiA gene encoding triose-phosphate isomerase has protein sequence MRNNILAGNWKMNCDLPGTQSLIAEIQAEGIDNLDCEIMVAPSHLFLYAAFNASLNSPIEVVAQNVSQHHKGAYTGEVSIDMLQSVGIKTVIIGHSERRDIFKENDDQLRGKVSACIKEGMRVIFCCGEHLDERNSGNHFKTVTNQVEKALFQLEDKDWKQIVIAYEPVWAIGTGETASPEQAQEMHAHLRTFIENKYGGKVASNTSILYGGSVKPANAREIFAKPDVDGGLVGGASLDANSFVQIARSF, from the coding sequence ATGAGAAATAATATACTAGCAGGAAACTGGAAAATGAACTGTGACCTACCGGGAACACAGTCGCTTATTGCAGAAATTCAAGCCGAAGGTATTGATAACCTAGATTGCGAGATCATGGTCGCGCCTTCCCATCTATTTCTTTACGCCGCTTTCAACGCCAGCCTCAATTCGCCTATTGAAGTCGTGGCGCAAAATGTATCACAACATCACAAAGGTGCTTACACCGGTGAGGTTTCTATCGATATGTTGCAAAGCGTTGGTATAAAGACTGTCATCATAGGTCATTCTGAGCGTCGCGATATTTTCAAGGAAAACGATGACCAGCTTAGAGGAAAAGTATCAGCCTGTATTAAAGAAGGTATGCGAGTGATTTTTTGCTGTGGTGAGCATCTTGATGAACGCAATAGTGGTAATCACTTTAAGACCGTAACAAACCAAGTAGAAAAAGCACTGTTTCAGCTAGAGGACAAAGACTGGAAACAGATCGTCATTGCCTATGAACCAGTCTGGGCCATAGGAACTGGTGAGACCGCATCACCAGAACAGGCTCAGGAAATGCACGCGCATTTACGCACATTTATTGAGAATAAATACGGTGGCAAAGTCGCTAGCAACACCAGCATTTTATATGGCGGTAGTGTAAAACCGGCCAACGCACGTGAGATTTTTGCAAAGCCAGATGTTGATGGTGGTCTAGTAGGCGGCGCATCGCTGGATGCCAACTCTTTTGTGCAAATCGCACGTTCTTTCTAG
- the prmA gene encoding 50S ribosomal protein L11 methyltransferase: MSKVTDQLYVEYTFTVMPVQPWVDVLAAQLGELGFESFMETETGLLAYVLEDIDSDDLVKQLDLWQYDDVELAFAKANIPPTNWNHEWEKNFEPITVQDRCEVRAPFHESKGLEYDIVIEPKMSFGTGHHQTTHMMIEHLLELNPTDQKVLDMGSGTGVLAILARLTGAAAVDAIDIDTWCYENALENVQRNQVDKVEVILGGAEQLGDRYYDLIIANINRNILLADIPTYAGCLSSGGKILLSGFYLEDLDQIKAACTQVGLEYISHRQRDQWVSPLFIKK; the protein is encoded by the coding sequence ATGAGTAAGGTTACAGACCAGCTATATGTAGAGTACACGTTTACGGTAATGCCTGTGCAGCCTTGGGTCGATGTGCTTGCCGCGCAATTAGGTGAGCTAGGTTTTGAGAGCTTCATGGAGACTGAGACAGGACTTTTGGCTTATGTGCTGGAAGATATCGACAGCGATGACCTAGTAAAACAGTTGGACTTGTGGCAGTATGATGATGTTGAGTTAGCTTTCGCGAAAGCAAACATACCACCAACCAACTGGAATCATGAATGGGAAAAGAACTTTGAACCTATCACCGTGCAAGACCGCTGCGAGGTGCGAGCGCCATTTCACGAGTCCAAAGGCCTGGAATATGACATCGTGATAGAGCCAAAAATGAGTTTTGGCACGGGTCACCATCAAACAACGCACATGATGATCGAGCATCTACTCGAGTTAAATCCTACTGATCAAAAGGTACTGGATATGGGTAGCGGTACTGGGGTTCTCGCCATTCTTGCAAGGTTGACAGGTGCAGCGGCGGTAGATGCGATAGATATTGACACGTGGTGTTATGAAAATGCACTTGAAAATGTGCAGCGCAATCAAGTCGATAAGGTTGAGGTTATTCTGGGTGGTGCAGAGCAGCTTGGAGATCGCTACTATGATTTAATCATTGCAAATATCAACCGCAATATCCTACTGGCCGACATTCCAACTTATGCTGGTTGTTTGTCGAGCGGTGGCAAAATCTTGCTAAGCGGTTTTTATCTAGAAGATCTTGACCAGATAAAAGCAGCTTGCACACAGGTAGGACTAGAATACATATCGCATAGACAGCGCGATCAATGGGTGTCGCCATTGTTCATCAAAAAGTAA
- a CDS encoding ATP-dependent Clp protease adaptor ClpS, with amino-acid sequence MSTQIQELPELDIEVAEKKENKIVLFNDEVNTFDHVIDMLVDVCEHTPLQAEQCSLIVHYKGKCNVKTGEYEDLEPRCSALLDAGLTAEIQ; translated from the coding sequence ATGAGTACACAAATACAGGAGTTACCAGAATTAGATATTGAGGTAGCTGAAAAGAAAGAGAACAAGATCGTTCTTTTTAATGATGAGGTCAACACTTTTGACCACGTCATTGATATGCTCGTTGATGTATGTGAACACACGCCACTTCAAGCCGAACAATGCAGCCTGATCGTACATTATAAGGGCAAGTGCAATGTAAAAACCGGTGAATACGAGGATCTAGAGCCACGATGCAGCGCGTTGTTAGATGCAGGCCTGACGGCAGAAATACAGTAG
- a CDS encoding M24 family metallopeptidase, with protein sequence MTSIEHLKQAEQKAENLFQEAVKRNIIRAGQTEKEINEAIFKLARELYGIEKYWHKRIVRAGRNTLHPYEENPENLVVQEDDIVFLDFGPIIEEWEADYGRTYVLGNDEIKKKLAADSEKLWYIAQKYLTDNPSMTGSQLYEYCAELAADHGWEYGGPIAGHLIGHFPHEQLEKELKTNYIHPENHVPMNALDQSGNQRHWIIEIHIVDKKKEIGAFFEQVAV encoded by the coding sequence ATGACAAGTATTGAACACCTTAAGCAAGCAGAGCAAAAAGCGGAAAACCTTTTTCAAGAAGCCGTCAAGCGCAACATCATACGTGCTGGACAGACTGAAAAAGAGATCAATGAGGCAATATTTAAGCTTGCCAGAGAATTATACGGGATTGAGAAATACTGGCACAAACGCATAGTGCGTGCTGGTAGAAATACGCTTCATCCATATGAAGAAAATCCAGAAAATCTAGTGGTTCAAGAAGACGATATTGTATTTCTTGACTTCGGGCCTATCATAGAAGAATGGGAAGCTGATTACGGCCGTACCTACGTCTTAGGAAACGATGAAATAAAAAAGAAACTAGCAGCAGATTCTGAAAAGCTTTGGTATATCGCTCAGAAGTACTTGACCGACAATCCGTCTATGACTGGTTCACAATTGTATGAGTACTGTGCGGAACTTGCTGCAGATCACGGTTGGGAATATGGTGGACCTATAGCTGGACACTTGATAGGTCACTTTCCACATGAGCAGCTAGAAAAAGAATTGAAAACCAATTACATACATCCAGAAAATCATGTGCCAATGAACGCACTGGATCAATCAGGAAATCAACGTCACTGGATCATCGAGATCCATATCGTGGATAAGAAAAAAGAAATAGGTGCTTTTTTTGAGCAGGTAGCTGTCTAG
- a CDS encoding TetR/AcrR family transcriptional regulator, which produces MDTILKNLRVEINSNIYVKDPESSDLGKRIVESSILMIHEMGFETFTFRKLGKAIGSNESSIYRYFENKHKLLLYLTSWYWGWMEYQLVIQTLSLSQPKDKLRKAVQILTKEIVQDLDFDHIDEVLLSKIVVEEYSKSYLTKEVDQENKQGYFSIYQRLVTRLKDLIHTVNPHYKFPASLSSTIIEGALHQHFLKRHFPALTDCNATVSPTHYFMDLIDLIADSHE; this is translated from the coding sequence TTGGATACCATACTCAAAAATTTGAGAGTTGAGATCAACTCAAATATCTATGTCAAAGATCCTGAATCTTCTGATCTAGGTAAAAGAATCGTAGAATCAAGTATCTTGATGATACATGAAATGGGCTTTGAGACCTTTACTTTTAGAAAGCTAGGTAAGGCTATTGGTTCCAACGAGAGCTCCATTTACAGATACTTTGAGAATAAACATAAACTGTTGTTATACTTAACATCCTGGTATTGGGGTTGGATGGAATATCAGCTAGTTATTCAAACACTGTCTTTATCACAGCCAAAAGATAAGCTCAGAAAAGCTGTGCAAATTCTAACCAAAGAAATCGTACAGGATTTAGACTTTGATCATATTGATGAAGTGCTCCTCAGTAAAATAGTGGTAGAAGAATATTCAAAATCCTATTTGACTAAAGAAGTAGATCAAGAAAACAAGCAAGGTTACTTTTCAATCTACCAGCGACTGGTAACGAGATTGAAGGATTTGATTCACACGGTCAATCCACATTATAAGTTTCCAGCATCCTTGAGCAGTACGATTATTGAAGGCGCATTACACCAGCATTTTTTAAAAAGGCATTTTCCAGCGTTGACAGATTGTAACGCTACCGTTTCTCCTACACATTATTTTATGGATTTAATTGACTTAATAGCCGATAGCCATGAGTGA
- a CDS encoding peptidase domain-containing ABC transporter — translation MSDNKNKNILTAWQRLVRMLELDKRDVYQIFYYAIFAGLVGLSLPLGIQAIINLIQGAQISSSWILLVVLVTLGVAFGGALQIMQIRITENIQQKIFTRSSFEFAYRFPKIKMSELSNYYPPELANRFFDTLNIQKSLSKLLVDYPTAILQIVFGLLLLSFYHPFFIAYGFLLLMLGLLLFKYTAERGLKTSIKESKSKYKVAHWLQEVARSIISFKLSGKTSHAVERNDELTTEYLVYREKHFKVLILQAIQLIGFKVLVTAGLLIIGGFLVLNQEMNIGQFVAAELIIIIIIGAVEKIITGLESFYDMLTSLEKLGEVVDKELEQAKGDKPFKENENFEVQLENVSYSVPDRSEPIIDQVNLHMSRDCSILLNGANGSGKATLLRLIAGIIEPTGGNVFLNNINLKGVNLNYYRSSLGQSLTEETPFEGTLRNNITFGNKEVSDDDVYKVIENVGLTKFLKRLPEGLDTFLFPEGKRLSYTISKKIVLARGIVRKPKMLILKDPLDQFDNDESDRIMNFLTDKSNGWSLIVVSQNERWLNKCGRIVTLEKGRIIEDKSINNA, via the coding sequence ATGAGTGATAATAAGAACAAAAATATACTTACCGCATGGCAACGTCTGGTACGCATGCTAGAATTAGACAAACGCGATGTTTATCAGATTTTTTACTATGCGATTTTTGCAGGACTAGTAGGTTTATCATTACCGCTAGGTATTCAAGCCATCATTAACTTGATACAAGGTGCACAGATCAGCTCTTCCTGGATTTTGTTAGTAGTCTTGGTGACGCTAGGTGTAGCCTTTGGTGGTGCGTTGCAGATCATGCAAATAAGAATCACAGAGAATATACAGCAGAAAATATTTACCAGATCATCTTTTGAATTCGCTTACCGATTCCCTAAGATCAAGATGAGCGAGTTGAGCAATTACTATCCGCCAGAGTTAGCCAATAGGTTTTTCGATACCCTAAATATCCAAAAAAGTCTATCAAAGTTGCTAGTTGATTATCCTACTGCGATTCTTCAAATTGTATTTGGATTATTGCTGCTCTCGTTTTACCATCCGTTTTTTATCGCCTATGGCTTCCTGCTATTGATGTTAGGATTACTATTATTCAAATACACCGCGGAACGTGGATTAAAAACCAGTATCAAAGAGTCAAAAAGTAAATATAAGGTTGCACACTGGCTACAGGAAGTTGCACGATCCATCATCAGTTTTAAACTATCAGGAAAAACATCTCATGCAGTAGAACGTAACGATGAATTAACAACCGAGTATCTAGTCTATCGAGAGAAGCACTTCAAAGTGCTGATTTTACAAGCTATACAGTTGATAGGATTTAAAGTGTTGGTGACCGCTGGTTTATTAATCATAGGTGGATTTTTGGTATTGAATCAAGAAATGAATATAGGTCAGTTTGTAGCGGCAGAGTTGATCATCATTATTATTATTGGTGCAGTTGAGAAGATCATCACCGGACTGGAATCCTTTTATGACATGCTGACCTCACTAGAAAAGTTAGGTGAGGTAGTAGATAAGGAATTGGAACAGGCAAAAGGCGATAAACCATTTAAAGAGAACGAAAACTTTGAGGTACAGTTAGAAAATGTATCCTACTCAGTTCCAGATAGGTCAGAACCTATTATTGATCAGGTCAATCTACACATGTCGAGAGACTGCTCGATATTACTCAATGGCGCTAACGGTAGTGGTAAAGCAACTTTGTTGCGATTAATCGCTGGTATTATTGAGCCTACAGGTGGTAACGTGTTTTTGAACAATATCAATTTAAAAGGAGTTAATCTGAATTACTATAGATCTAGTTTAGGTCAATCGCTAACTGAAGAAACACCATTTGAAGGAACCTTGCGCAACAATATCACTTTTGGAAACAAAGAAGTTTCAGATGATGATGTTTATAAGGTGATTGAGAATGTGGGCTTGACCAAATTCTTGAAAAGATTACCAGAAGGTCTTGATACCTTTTTGTTTCCAGAAGGTAAACGCCTTAGCTATACCATTAGTAAAAAGATCGTGTTGGCAAGAGGTATCGTCCGTAAACCAAAAATGTTGATACTCAAGGATCCATTGGATCAATTTGATAATGATGAAAGTGATCGCATCATGAATTTCCTTACTGATAAAAGTAACGGCTGGTCACTCATAGTGGTGAGTCAAAACGAGCGATGGCTCAACAAATGTGGTCGCATCGTGACCCTAGAGAAAGGTAGAATCATTGAAGATAAATCCATAAACAATGCTTAA
- a CDS encoding HlyD family secretion protein, which translates to MLNISKTELVKRLDLDEFDSGKRVLHRTHFEYFNRFLIGFAIIMIIVLFLPWTQTVTGNGFVTTLTPDQRPQTIQSPIPGRLETWFVREGDRVFKGDTILQISEVKSEYFDPELVNRTDLQIDAKEQSVESYDFKIQSLRQQTVALQSELQLKLNQAANKLEQAKLKVVSDSIDLEAARTNQTIAERQLERTATLEDEGLKSQVDVEQKRLKLQETQAKLISQRQKLLQSKNEVTNAQIEISRTRQEYAEKIAKTRSDLGSAQSDQLDVAVQVSKLQSDRANYSMRNDLYFITAPQDGFINKAIKSGLGETFKEGEPLVNIMPSNYDLAVETFVEPIDLPLLHKGEHVRVQFDGWPAIVFSGWPNASVGTYGAEIVAVETFTSSNGKYRVLLAPDNIDDESWPEALRPGAGAYTIALLEDVPVWYEIWRQLNGFPPDYYTPESDSKDDKKK; encoded by the coding sequence ATGCTTAATATTTCCAAAACAGAACTGGTAAAGCGCTTGGATTTGGATGAATTTGATTCCGGCAAGCGTGTGTTGCACCGCACCCATTTTGAATACTTCAACAGGTTCTTAATTGGGTTTGCCATCATCATGATTATCGTGCTTTTCCTACCATGGACGCAAACCGTTACCGGTAATGGTTTTGTAACAACCTTGACACCAGATCAACGACCGCAAACCATACAATCACCTATTCCTGGTCGATTAGAGACATGGTTTGTTCGTGAAGGTGATCGTGTTTTCAAGGGCGATACGATCCTACAAATAAGCGAGGTAAAAAGTGAATACTTTGATCCAGAGCTGGTCAATCGTACCGATTTACAAATTGACGCCAAAGAGCAATCCGTTGAGTCATATGATTTTAAGATTCAATCGTTGAGGCAACAAACCGTTGCACTGCAGTCAGAGTTGCAATTAAAATTAAACCAGGCAGCAAACAAACTAGAACAAGCAAAGCTCAAGGTGGTGAGCGATAGTATCGATCTAGAAGCAGCAAGAACAAATCAAACCATTGCAGAGCGTCAACTGGAACGTACCGCAACACTTGAAGATGAAGGCCTCAAATCTCAGGTAGATGTAGAACAAAAACGCTTGAAACTACAAGAGACTCAAGCTAAATTAATATCGCAACGTCAAAAATTACTGCAAAGTAAAAATGAGGTGACCAATGCTCAAATCGAGATAAGTCGCACCAGACAAGAGTATGCAGAAAAGATAGCCAAAACTAGAAGCGATTTAGGTAGCGCCCAGTCAGACCAGCTGGATGTAGCTGTTCAAGTGAGTAAACTGCAATCTGACCGTGCAAATTACAGCATGAGAAACGATTTGTATTTTATCACAGCACCACAGGATGGCTTTATCAATAAAGCCATCAAATCGGGTTTAGGCGAGACTTTTAAAGAAGGTGAGCCGCTGGTCAACATCATGCCGTCCAACTATGATCTTGCGGTAGAGACTTTTGTCGAGCCTATCGACTTGCCGTTACTCCATAAAGGAGAACACGTACGCGTACAATTTGATGGATGGCCGGCAATCGTTTTCTCTGGATGGCCCAACGCTTCAGTAGGTACTTATGGAGCAGAGATTGTTGCCGTAGAAACCTTTACGTCAAGCAACGGTAAATACCGCGTGCTGCTGGCTCCTGACAACATCGATGATGAGTCCTGGCCAGAGGCACTGCGTCCTGGCGCCGGCGCCTACACCATCGCATTACTAGAAGATGTGCCTGTTTGGTACGAGATATGGCGACAATTGAATGGTTTCCCACCTGATTATTACACACCAGAAAGCGACAGCAAGGATGATAAGAAAAAGTAG
- a CDS encoding TolC family protein, giving the protein MMTYAVQIDEVTLSRKLTNPQATVQPVEDTVVLSLREYLGYVKRHHPVALQAELLLDEGQANLLQARGGFDPKIEVDYRRKDFKDIEYYDELTGVFKIPTWYGVEFKAGAERNEGEFLDPSLTVPDGGLYSAGVQVNLGQGLWINERMATLRKAKLFQQQSQADRDLAVNAVLYDASNAYFEWWRATQEVAFFKSILANAIQRKQAVVVSARLGDKAAIDTVEAGIAVQTRRLSLEKAQIQLTKRRLQVSNFLWLDGVPVELQDNVVPQEQLQEVTNDVLALEGQQLNEFNVENHPKIVSLNFKLDQLDVDRQLKANKLLPKVTVDYNFITPDWNELNSINQNNYKAGLTFAYPIFTRKERGDLRLAKIKIDDARYGLQSESLILRNKVIAIFNELDSYQRQVILADELVNMAETMLRAENRKFELGDSSLFIINSREAKLIDSQVKALEVQEKLLSVKAELFRSLMVLPENL; this is encoded by the coding sequence ATGATGACTTATGCAGTGCAGATTGATGAAGTTACGCTTTCGCGAAAGCTAACAAACCCACAAGCTACAGTGCAACCAGTGGAGGATACGGTAGTGCTAAGTTTGAGGGAATATCTGGGCTATGTCAAGCGTCATCATCCAGTAGCTTTACAGGCAGAATTGCTACTTGATGAAGGGCAAGCAAATTTACTGCAAGCGCGTGGCGGTTTTGATCCAAAAATCGAGGTAGATTATCGTCGCAAGGATTTCAAGGACATTGAGTATTACGATGAATTGACGGGTGTTTTTAAGATTCCAACCTGGTATGGCGTCGAGTTCAAAGCAGGAGCAGAGCGTAACGAAGGTGAGTTCCTGGATCCATCGCTAACTGTGCCTGACGGTGGTTTATACAGTGCTGGTGTGCAGGTAAATCTAGGTCAAGGATTGTGGATCAATGAACGTATGGCCACTTTGAGAAAAGCCAAGTTATTCCAACAACAATCACAGGCCGATCGCGATCTTGCAGTCAATGCGGTACTTTATGATGCGTCAAATGCTTATTTTGAATGGTGGCGCGCGACACAAGAAGTGGCTTTCTTCAAATCCATACTGGCAAATGCGATACAACGCAAGCAAGCTGTTGTGGTAAGTGCTAGGCTAGGAGATAAGGCCGCGATTGATACTGTAGAAGCGGGAATTGCTGTCCAGACAAGGAGATTGAGTCTTGAAAAAGCACAAATCCAATTGACTAAAAGACGATTGCAGGTATCCAATTTTCTATGGCTAGATGGCGTACCGGTTGAATTGCAGGATAATGTCGTACCGCAAGAGCAATTGCAAGAAGTGACCAACGATGTGCTGGCGCTAGAAGGTCAACAGCTCAATGAATTTAATGTAGAGAATCACCCAAAAATCGTATCACTCAATTTTAAGTTAGATCAACTAGATGTGGATCGACAACTCAAAGCCAATAAATTGTTGCCCAAAGTAACCGTCGATTACAACTTTATCACTCCAGACTGGAACGAACTTAATTCAATCAATCAAAATAATTACAAAGCTGGACTCACGTTTGCCTATCCTATTTTTACTAGGAAAGAACGTGGCGATTTGCGACTTGCCAAAATCAAGATCGACGATGCCAGATACGGCCTGCAATCTGAATCATTGATCCTGCGCAATAAAGTAATTGCTATATTCAATGAGCTAGATAGTTACCAGCGTCAAGTCATCCTAGCAGATGAGCTTGTCAACATGGCGGAAACCATGTTGCGAGCAGAGAATCGAAAATTTGAATTGGGTGATAGCTCGCTGTTTATTATCAACTCACGAGAGGCAAAATTGATTGATTCTCAAGTAAAAGCGTTGGAAGTTCAGGAAAAACTATTGAGCGTCAAAGCAGAACTTTTTCGTAGTCTAATGGTGTTGCCAGAAAATTTGTAG
- a CDS encoding acetolactate decarboxylase, with product MKIMKISTTVLAILFSFLLISCDQKTESISSQVRHTGAMRNVMLRGDLSNTIKLDTLDTQNLYGIGPATALTGELMVFDGDIYISRIENDGLMKVEKTANASAPFFVYAQAYQWKEIEVPATVSDLSSLELFIQSQLKDQSIETMFKLEGKVSNAFIHVQNLAPGSVIKSPQDAHKGQRNFTLENEEVVMVGFYSQHHKGIYTHHDSNIHVHLMTTNRNAMGHLDAVEPQALTLFLAK from the coding sequence ATGAAAATAATGAAAATATCTACTACAGTTCTTGCCATATTGTTCTCGTTCCTACTTATTTCTTGCGATCAAAAAACGGAGAGTATTTCTTCTCAAGTGCGGCATACTGGTGCCATGAGAAATGTAATGCTGCGAGGTGATCTAAGCAATACCATCAAACTCGATACACTTGACACTCAAAATTTGTACGGTATAGGTCCAGCGACTGCGCTTACTGGTGAACTCATGGTGTTTGATGGTGATATCTATATATCAAGAATAGAAAACGATGGTCTCATGAAGGTCGAGAAAACTGCCAACGCGAGTGCACCGTTTTTTGTCTATGCCCAAGCGTATCAATGGAAGGAAATTGAAGTTCCAGCCACTGTGTCTGACTTATCGTCTCTCGAACTATTTATTCAATCACAACTTAAAGATCAATCTATTGAAACGATGTTTAAATTAGAGGGAAAAGTGAGCAACGCTTTTATCCATGTGCAAAATCTAGCGCCTGGATCTGTTATAAAATCGCCTCAAGATGCTCATAAAGGCCAGCGAAATTTTACACTGGAAAATGAAGAAGTAGTCATGGTAGGTTTCTATTCTCAACACCATAAAGGAATTTACACGCACCACGATTCTAATATTCACGTTCATCTAATGACTACAAACCGCAATGCCATGGGACATCTGGACGCAGTTGAACCACAAGCGTTGACCCTATTTCTTGCAAAATAA
- the rluF gene encoding 23S rRNA pseudouridine(2604) synthase RluF: MIEKETRINKYLSEQGFCSRRAADKLIEQERITINGKVPAMGTKVKRGDKVAVDGEPISTKKEQPVYLAFNKPVGIVCTTDTRVEKDNIIDFINYPTRIFPIGRLDKPSEGLIFLTNDGDIVNKILRARNNHEKEYIVTVNHSINNQFIKRMAAGVPILNTVTRECEVEQLGRKTFRIVLTQGLNRQIRRMCEYLDYRVTKLKRVRIMNVELDIPQGTYRNLTSEELQEIKRLTASSSKSIEPIVDDEMD, encoded by the coding sequence ATGATAGAGAAGGAAACACGCATCAATAAATATTTAAGTGAGCAAGGATTTTGCTCAAGGCGCGCTGCCGATAAACTCATCGAGCAAGAACGCATTACCATCAATGGTAAAGTACCTGCTATGGGAACCAAAGTCAAGCGTGGCGACAAAGTAGCCGTTGACGGCGAGCCTATCTCTACCAAAAAAGAACAACCAGTCTATCTAGCTTTCAATAAACCTGTTGGTATCGTTTGCACCACAGACACTCGTGTAGAAAAAGACAACATCATTGATTTTATCAATTATCCTACACGCATATTTCCCATAGGTCGATTAGACAAACCCAGCGAAGGATTAATCTTCCTAACGAACGATGGCGACATTGTCAATAAAATCCTGCGAGCGCGTAATAATCATGAGAAAGAATACATTGTGACTGTCAATCACAGCATCAACAATCAATTCATTAAACGTATGGCTGCTGGCGTGCCTATTCTCAATACCGTTACCAGAGAATGCGAGGTAGAACAACTAGGCCGTAAGACCTTTAGAATTGTGCTCACGCAAGGTCTCAACAGGCAAATACGTCGTATGTGTGAATACCTAGATTATCGCGTGACCAAACTCAAGCGCGTGCGCATCATGAATGTTGAGCTTGACATACCGCAGGGAACCTATCGCAATCTAACGAGCGAAGAATTACAAGAGATCAAAAGACTCACGGCATCTAGCAGTAAATCCATAGAACCTATAGTCGATGACGAGATGGATTAG